One window of the Haloarcula halobia genome contains the following:
- a CDS encoding phosphoribosylaminoimidazolesuccinocarboxamide synthase, whose product MTSVKDFRVDEPATADELGRGSFVFTDDYSVFDWGKMPDQIPDKGASLCTMGAFNFQLLAENHVPTHYEGVRVEGHDEVLDLGDALSVGQPPTEMVISLTQVPDLPFGDGTYDYDAYHDEAGENFLVPLEIVFRNRVPVGSSLRSRTDPADHGLDFEEWPDEPVDLETPVVEFSTKYEEQDRYLDREEADRIAGAASIDRLEELALAVNHILTRQAEQADLVHEDGKIECLYDDGQIRIADVVGTFDENRFSYDGQQVSKEVIRQYHKRTQPEWVAAVSEAKQRATEEGIADWKGLCEVDPEPLDERVVRVARDLYCAGTNAYVGGDVFDAPSLAEAVDAAAEL is encoded by the coding sequence ATGACGAGCGTCAAGGACTTCCGCGTGGACGAGCCCGCGACGGCCGACGAGCTGGGCCGTGGCTCGTTCGTGTTCACGGACGACTACTCGGTGTTCGACTGGGGGAAGATGCCCGACCAGATACCGGACAAGGGCGCCTCGCTGTGTACGATGGGCGCGTTCAACTTCCAGCTGCTAGCGGAGAACCACGTCCCGACCCACTACGAGGGGGTCCGCGTCGAGGGTCACGACGAGGTGCTGGACCTCGGCGATGCGCTCTCGGTGGGCCAGCCGCCGACGGAGATGGTCATCTCGCTCACGCAGGTCCCCGACCTGCCCTTCGGCGACGGCACCTACGACTACGACGCCTACCACGACGAGGCGGGCGAGAACTTCCTCGTCCCCCTCGAGATCGTCTTCCGCAACCGCGTCCCGGTCGGGTCGTCGCTGCGCTCGCGGACCGACCCGGCCGACCACGGCCTCGACTTCGAGGAGTGGCCCGACGAGCCGGTCGACCTCGAGACGCCGGTCGTCGAGTTCTCCACGAAGTACGAGGAACAGGACCGCTACCTCGACCGCGAGGAAGCCGACCGCATCGCGGGCGCCGCCAGCATCGACCGGCTCGAGGAACTCGCGCTCGCGGTCAACCACATCCTCACCCGCCAGGCCGAGCAGGCCGACCTGGTCCACGAGGACGGGAAGATAGAGTGTCTCTACGACGACGGCCAGATCCGCATCGCCGACGTGGTCGGGACCTTCGACGAGAACCGCTTCTCCTACGACGGCCAGCAGGTCTCGAAGGAGGTCATCCGCCAGTACCACAAGCGCACACAGCCCGAGTGGGTCGCGGCCGTCTCCGAGGCGAAACAGCGAGCGACCGAGGAGGGCATCGCCGACTGGAAGGGCCTCTGTGAGGTCGACCCGGAACCGCTGGACGAGCGGGTCGTCCGGGTCGCCCGCGACCTCTACTGTGCCGGGACGAACGCCTACGTCGGCGGCGACGTGTTCGACGCGCCGTCGCTCGCCGAGGCCGTCGACGCGGCCGCAGAGCTCTAA
- a CDS encoding helix-turn-helix transcriptional regulator translates to MSPRVLAALLALLLLVPAATPVVGATLGGDGSVAQTTPTTSVTENTTFYLQIRANGDARWTITDTYALEDENDTRAFEDLATAYVEGERDVGWEQSFRRASTAASEATGRQMNVTDVRRDYVVSEGKGTIVLEFTWTNFATVEGDRLVVGDAFNTTDGTWLGRLTEEQRLVISPPTNYGVRSVPTAVEGGELRFEGPRTFEPGYLQIVYAGEAPTTTTAPETPDDGPPFGGGSLWLGGAAVLILGLVVAVGYMARQGAVPQPAGTDDADGDDGAGQSDDVVADATDSTDDADVDVELLSDEERVERLLEQSGGRMKQARIVKETGWSNAKVSQLLSSMDEDGRIDKLRIGRENLISFPDEEIGDFEE, encoded by the coding sequence ATGTCCCCGCGGGTACTGGCCGCCCTCCTCGCTCTCCTCCTCCTCGTTCCGGCCGCGACCCCTGTCGTCGGTGCGACGCTGGGTGGCGACGGCTCCGTCGCACAGACGACGCCCACGACGTCGGTCACCGAGAACACCACGTTCTACCTCCAGATACGGGCGAACGGTGACGCGCGGTGGACGATAACCGACACGTACGCCCTCGAAGACGAGAACGACACCCGGGCCTTCGAAGACCTCGCCACCGCCTACGTCGAGGGCGAGAGGGACGTCGGGTGGGAGCAGTCGTTCCGGCGGGCCAGCACCGCCGCGAGCGAGGCCACCGGCCGGCAGATGAACGTCACCGACGTGCGGCGAGATTACGTCGTCAGCGAGGGGAAAGGGACCATCGTCCTCGAGTTCACCTGGACGAACTTCGCGACCGTCGAGGGCGACCGCCTGGTCGTCGGTGACGCGTTCAACACCACCGACGGCACCTGGCTGGGCCGCCTGACCGAGGAACAGCGACTCGTCATCTCCCCGCCGACGAACTACGGCGTCCGCAGCGTTCCCACGGCCGTCGAGGGCGGGGAACTCCGGTTCGAGGGCCCCCGGACGTTCGAACCGGGCTACCTGCAGATCGTCTACGCAGGCGAGGCCCCCACCACGACCACCGCACCCGAGACGCCCGACGACGGCCCCCCGTTCGGCGGCGGGTCGCTCTGGCTGGGCGGCGCCGCGGTGCTCATCCTCGGCCTCGTCGTGGCCGTCGGCTACATGGCCCGGCAGGGAGCTGTCCCACAGCCCGCAGGGACGGACGACGCTGACGGCGACGACGGGGCCGGGCAGAGCGACGACGTGGTGGCCGACGCGACGGACTCGACCGACGACGCCGACGTCGACGTGGAACTGCTCAGCGACGAGGAGCGTGTCGAACGCCTGTTAGAGCAGAGCGGCGGCCGGATGAAACAGGCCCGCATCGTCAAGGAGACCGGATGGTCGAACGCGAAGGTCTCGCAGCTGCTCTCGTCGATGGACGAGGACGGCCGAATCGACAAACTCCGCATCGGCCGGGAGAACCTCATCTCGTTCCCCGACGAGGAGATCGGCGACTTCGAGGAGTGA
- a CDS encoding DUF7094 domain-containing protein, translating to MRPSPALLVAILVVVTAPPAAVATPALAAGDGGTYQITPVNGTTNQLSIPESEVRTAAFTSPDVEVGTAVAAGSRQLHQEHETQAFEERFIRADSQRARAVLVDDRLDAIEERRLELERQQRDALAAASDSRSVAEFVTVRALVDAEARSLADGLRRIERTDRNNPDFSLGRERRTELENTKGNLRMLTGPVATQLGRSLSGQSTSGPVYFETATDGYTLAFVTESEYVRETHLDDQRSPGATDQFAESEGDRLRNAADRAESLYPWLYDRQLPSVQSFGGTNIYQLTADHSDGRLTAYLDGGSTQVFREIQYRQLSTVEPTASETTVEESVRLTVNRAYETGPLRVVVASNETGAPIEGTVAVSGQRVGETGADGTLWTVEPRGAYNVTVTTADGTELEVERTELDVDSSVQ from the coding sequence ATGCGCCCATCCCCCGCCCTCCTCGTCGCCATCCTCGTGGTGGTGACGGCACCTCCTGCCGCGGTTGCGACGCCCGCGCTCGCCGCCGGGGACGGCGGCACGTACCAGATCACGCCCGTCAACGGGACGACCAACCAGCTGTCGATTCCCGAAAGCGAGGTCCGGACGGCGGCATTTACCTCGCCGGACGTCGAGGTCGGGACGGCCGTCGCGGCCGGGTCCCGGCAGCTCCACCAGGAACACGAGACCCAGGCCTTCGAGGAGCGGTTCATCCGCGCCGACTCCCAGCGGGCCCGTGCGGTGCTCGTCGATGACCGCCTCGACGCCATCGAGGAGCGCCGGCTCGAACTCGAACGCCAGCAGCGCGATGCGCTCGCGGCCGCCAGCGACTCGAGGTCGGTCGCCGAGTTCGTGACGGTGCGCGCACTGGTCGACGCCGAGGCCCGGTCGCTCGCCGACGGCCTGCGGCGAATCGAACGCACCGATCGCAACAACCCCGATTTCTCGCTGGGGCGCGAGCGACGGACCGAGCTCGAGAACACCAAGGGGAACCTCCGGATGCTCACCGGACCGGTGGCCACACAGCTGGGCCGGTCGCTGTCAGGGCAGTCGACGAGCGGTCCCGTCTACTTCGAGACGGCGACGGACGGCTACACGCTCGCGTTCGTGACCGAAAGCGAGTACGTCCGCGAGACCCACCTCGACGACCAGCGGTCCCCCGGGGCCACCGACCAGTTCGCCGAGAGCGAGGGCGACCGCCTGCGTAACGCCGCCGACCGCGCCGAGTCGCTGTACCCGTGGCTCTACGACCGTCAGCTGCCCAGCGTCCAGAGCTTCGGGGGGACGAACATCTACCAGCTGACCGCCGACCACTCCGACGGCCGGTTGACGGCGTACCTCGATGGCGGGTCGACCCAGGTGTTCCGCGAGATACAGTACCGCCAGCTCTCGACGGTCGAACCGACGGCCTCGGAGACGACCGTCGAGGAGTCCGTCCGCCTCACCGTGAACCGGGCCTACGAGACGGGCCCGCTTCGCGTGGTCGTCGCAAGCAACGAGACCGGCGCCCCGATCGAGGGGACCGTCGCGGTGAGTGGCCAGCGCGTCGGTGAGACCGGGGCCGACGGGACCCTGTGGACGGTCGAACCCCGCGGCGCGTACAACGTGACCGTGACTACCGCCGACGGGACCGAACTCGAGGTCGAGCGGACCGAGCTCGACGTGGACTCGTCGGTCCAGTGA
- a CDS encoding methyltransferase domain-containing protein produces MGVLENKSRARLFYKYLSKVYDQVNPFIWDERMRDEAIDMLGLDSDDRVLDVGCGTGFATEGLLRHVDVVYGLDQSPHQLSKAYEKFGKHGDVRFHLGDAERLPFADDTFDVVWSSGSIEYWPNPVDALVECRRVAKPGGRVLIVGPDYPRSTVFQKMADAIMLFYDEAEADRMFADAGFDSFEHHIQQSRPGSPRAITTVADVPE; encoded by the coding sequence ATGGGTGTCCTCGAGAACAAATCGCGCGCGCGGCTGTTCTACAAGTACCTCTCGAAGGTCTACGACCAGGTAAACCCCTTCATCTGGGACGAACGCATGCGCGACGAGGCGATCGACATGCTCGGACTCGACTCCGACGACCGGGTGCTTGACGTGGGGTGTGGCACCGGCTTCGCCACGGAGGGCCTGCTCCGCCACGTCGACGTCGTCTACGGCCTCGACCAGAGCCCCCACCAGCTCTCGAAGGCCTACGAGAAGTTCGGCAAGCACGGCGACGTCCGCTTTCACCTCGGCGACGCCGAGCGCCTCCCGTTTGCGGACGACACGTTCGACGTGGTCTGGTCCTCGGGTTCGATCGAGTACTGGCCCAACCCCGTCGACGCCCTCGTTGAGTGTCGCCGCGTCGCGAAACCGGGCGGGAGGGTGCTCATCGTCGGCCCCGACTACCCCCGGTCGACGGTCTTCCAGAAGATGGCCGACGCCATCATGCTCTTCTACGACGAGGCGGAGGCCGACCGGATGTTCGCCGACGCCGGCTTCGACTCCTTCGAGCACCACATCCAGCAGTCCCGGCCGGGGAGTCCACGCGCCATCACGACCGTCGCGGACGTCCCCGAGTAA
- the ahaH gene encoding ATP synthase archaeal subunit H: MPRPEVLDKIKEAEQEADEIVAEAEEDREQRIQEAREEAEEIRQEAREEAEAAAEERLAEARSEIEAEREEILADGEAARDELEAAAEDRVDEVVDYVTELFEEAVHAQT; encoded by the coding sequence ATGCCACGGCCAGAAGTTCTCGACAAGATAAAAGAGGCCGAGCAGGAGGCCGACGAGATCGTCGCCGAAGCCGAGGAAGACCGCGAGCAGCGGATCCAGGAGGCTCGCGAGGAGGCCGAGGAAATCCGCCAGGAGGCCCGCGAGGAGGCCGAGGCGGCGGCCGAAGAACGACTCGCCGAAGCCCGATCGGAGATCGAGGCCGAGCGCGAGGAGATTCTCGCCGACGGCGAGGCGGCCCGCGACGAGCTCGAGGCAGCGGCCGAAGACCGCGTCGACGAGGTGGTCGACTACGTGACAGAGCTCTTCGAGGAGGCGGTACATGCTCAGACCTGA
- a CDS encoding V-type ATP synthase subunit I: MLRPEKMCRVSVTGSKRSMRDTVEAVHDLDMLHVTEYDGAWDGFEPGDPVEGADEASEKLVTVRSLESILDVGADDAGPTRVVTDEAIDEELASVREQVNELDDRRDDLRGELRQVEERINAMEPFVTLGIDLDLLRGYESLSVVVGEADPDEVKVALADSPVDRFRVDAVDGVVAIFAKAEESEVQDALVGATFTGLEIPDGDGDPSSYLEELQHRKQKLESKLTTVQDELDDLRLDYAGFLLAAEEKLSIEVQKAEAPLTFATTENAFIAEGWLPNDRYEEFQSAVRSEVGEAVDIEKLEVAEYDSDGHAHAAEEVEHEASAPAADEGAATADEEGETREAAADGGTVRSDGGIVTMGSDAPPVVQDNPATVKPFEALVEVINRPKYSEFDPTVAFFLTFPAFFGFMIGDLGYGTIYLLLGYTLYSRVDSDVLKSLGGVAMWAGGFTMLFGVLYGEIFGLHQLGEIVWGGNPPIHKGLQPHYGEYALGWLVLSLFAGMLHLAVGWIFDFIENLSHGLKDAVLESGSWLMMLFGFWGWILADAPPTGAAPPLLVGSAEQSVFAGNPFPFGFTVLPEVVGFLAFAVFAVGLVLLVVGEPIEGVEFLNVLVNVLSYTRLAAVLLAKAGMAFVVNLLFFGVWVTGSGADAEWHFGINHAPAYYLEQGTYHGAEVTEVMFGGLMHSGIAGVIGGLLVLVIGHLLVLVLGITSAGLQGVRLEYVEFFGKFYEGGGKPYTPFGYERNYTTED; this comes from the coding sequence ATGCTCAGACCTGAGAAGATGTGCCGCGTCTCGGTGACCGGGTCGAAACGGTCCATGCGGGACACCGTGGAGGCGGTCCACGACCTCGACATGCTCCACGTCACCGAGTACGACGGCGCGTGGGACGGGTTCGAGCCGGGCGACCCCGTCGAAGGCGCCGACGAGGCCTCGGAGAAACTGGTCACCGTCCGGTCGCTGGAGTCGATTCTGGACGTCGGCGCGGACGATGCGGGCCCGACCCGCGTGGTGACCGACGAGGCCATCGACGAGGAGCTGGCGTCCGTCCGCGAGCAGGTCAACGAGCTCGACGACCGGCGTGACGACCTTCGCGGCGAACTCCGCCAGGTCGAAGAGCGCATCAACGCGATGGAACCGTTCGTCACGCTGGGCATCGACCTCGACCTCCTCCGTGGCTACGAGTCGCTGTCGGTCGTCGTCGGCGAGGCCGACCCCGACGAGGTGAAGGTCGCTCTCGCCGACAGTCCCGTCGACAGGTTCCGCGTCGACGCCGTGGACGGTGTCGTCGCCATCTTCGCCAAGGCCGAGGAGAGCGAGGTCCAGGACGCCCTGGTCGGGGCGACGTTCACCGGGCTGGAGATCCCCGACGGCGACGGCGACCCCTCGTCGTACCTCGAGGAACTCCAGCACCGCAAACAGAAACTCGAGTCGAAGCTCACGACGGTCCAGGACGAACTGGACGACCTCCGACTCGACTACGCCGGCTTCCTGCTGGCCGCCGAGGAGAAACTCTCCATCGAGGTCCAGAAGGCCGAAGCACCCCTGACCTTCGCGACGACCGAGAACGCCTTCATCGCCGAGGGCTGGCTCCCGAACGACCGCTACGAGGAGTTCCAGAGCGCGGTCCGCAGCGAGGTCGGCGAGGCCGTCGACATCGAGAAGCTCGAAGTCGCCGAGTACGACTCCGACGGGCACGCACACGCCGCCGAGGAGGTCGAACACGAGGCGTCGGCACCCGCCGCAGACGAGGGCGCCGCCACCGCCGACGAGGAGGGCGAGACCCGCGAGGCCGCTGCCGACGGCGGGACGGTGCGCTCCGACGGTGGCATCGTCACGATGGGCAGCGACGCCCCGCCGGTCGTCCAGGACAACCCGGCGACGGTCAAGCCCTTCGAGGCGCTGGTCGAGGTCATCAACCGACCGAAGTACAGCGAGTTCGACCCGACCGTCGCCTTCTTCCTGACCTTCCCGGCCTTCTTCGGGTTCATGATCGGCGACCTGGGATACGGGACCATCTACCTGCTGCTGGGTTACACGCTGTACAGCCGCGTCGACAGTGACGTCCTGAAGAGCCTCGGCGGCGTCGCGATGTGGGCCGGTGGCTTCACGATGCTGTTTGGCGTCCTCTACGGCGAGATATTCGGGTTACACCAGCTCGGTGAGATCGTCTGGGGCGGCAACCCGCCGATCCACAAGGGCCTCCAGCCCCACTACGGCGAGTACGCGCTCGGCTGGCTCGTCCTGAGCCTCTTTGCCGGGATGCTCCACCTCGCGGTCGGCTGGATCTTCGACTTCATCGAGAACCTCAGCCACGGCCTCAAGGACGCGGTCCTCGAGAGTGGCTCCTGGCTCATGATGCTGTTTGGCTTCTGGGGCTGGATCCTCGCCGACGCGCCGCCGACCGGCGCCGCACCGCCGCTGCTCGTCGGCTCTGCCGAACAGAGCGTCTTCGCCGGGAACCCGTTCCCGTTCGGCTTCACCGTCCTGCCGGAAGTAGTCGGCTTCCTGGCGTTCGCGGTCTTCGCCGTCGGCCTGGTCCTGCTGGTCGTCGGTGAGCCCATCGAGGGCGTCGAGTTCCTCAACGTGCTCGTCAACGTGCTCTCGTACACCCGACTCGCCGCCGTGCTGCTCGCCAAGGCGGGGATGGCCTTCGTGGTCAACCTCCTCTTTTTCGGCGTGTGGGTCACGGGCTCGGGCGCCGACGCCGAGTGGCACTTCGGCATCAACCACGCCCCCGCGTACTACCTCGAACAGGGGACCTACCACGGTGCCGAGGTCACCGAAGTGATGTTCGGCGGCCTGATGCACTCGGGCATCGCCGGCGTCATCGGCGGCCTGCTCGTGCTGGTCATCGGCCACCTGCTCGTGCTGGTGCTGGGTATCACCAGTGCCGGCCTGCAGGGGGTTCGTCTCGAGTACGTCGAGTTCTTCGGGAAGTTCTACGAGGGTGGCGGCAAGCCCTACACCCCGTTCGGCTACGAGCGCAACTACACGACCGAGGACTGA
- a CDS encoding F0F1 ATP synthase subunit C: MIESIAPVVNAVLQGSSAPAIPPAAGAALAVGLAALGAGIAERGIGAAAVGAVAEDESMFGRGLILTVLPETLVILALVVVFVV; the protein is encoded by the coding sequence ATGATTGAATCCATCGCACCCGTTGTCAACGCTGTACTGCAGGGATCGAGCGCACCAGCAATTCCGCCGGCCGCCGGCGCAGCACTCGCCGTCGGTCTGGCCGCTCTCGGCGCCGGTATCGCCGAGCGTGGTATCGGTGCTGCCGCGGTCGGTGCCGTCGCCGAAGACGAGAGCATGTTCGGGCGTGGCCTCATCCTCACGGTCCTCCCGGAGACACTCGTCATCCTCGCGCTGGTCGTCGTCTTCGTCGTCTAA
- a CDS encoding V-type ATP synthase subunit E, which yields MSLETVVEDIRDEARARADEIRDEADERAQEITDEARADAEQIREDREAEVESDISQEREQRLSSAKLQAKQARLGARRDVLEDVRADVEAALADLGADRREELTRALLDAAVAEFDDGADLAVYGRADDQDLLEDVLTDYDGATFAGERDCLGGVVVESEASRVRVNNTFDSLLETVWEDNLRDISDRLFDPQ from the coding sequence ATGAGCCTTGAAACAGTCGTAGAGGACATTCGAGACGAAGCCCGCGCGCGTGCAGACGAGATTCGCGACGAGGCCGACGAGCGCGCCCAGGAGATCACCGACGAGGCACGAGCCGACGCCGAGCAGATCCGCGAGGACCGCGAGGCCGAAGTCGAGAGCGATATCTCCCAGGAGCGCGAGCAGCGCCTCTCCTCGGCGAAGCTGCAGGCCAAGCAGGCCCGACTGGGCGCCCGTCGTGACGTCCTCGAGGACGTCCGCGCCGACGTCGAGGCGGCACTCGCCGACCTCGGAGCCGACCGTCGCGAAGAGCTCACCCGGGCCCTCCTGGACGCCGCCGTCGCGGAGTTCGACGACGGCGCCGACCTGGCCGTCTACGGCCGGGCCGACGACCAGGACCTGCTCGAAGACGTCCTCACAGACTACGACGGTGCAACGTTCGCCGGAGAGCGAGACTGCCTCGGTGGTGTCGTCGTCGAGAGCGAGGCCTCCCGAGTCCGCGTGAACAACACGTTTGACTCGCTGCTCGAGACGGTCTGGGAGGACAACCTGCGAGACATCAGCGACCGCCTCTTCGACCCACAATGA
- a CDS encoding V-type ATP synthase subunit C: MSLRTDAKRGQGSNYEYVVARVRSRRASLFDDDDYRKLVRMGTGEIARFMEETEYETEMNALGARYSGIDLVEYALNRNLAKHFDDLLNWAEGQLYDYIARYLRKFDAWNIKTIIRGIYSGASRTDVEDNLIDAGEFDERLLEQLLATESIEEVVETLETTIFGDALAIAYGEFEDSGVLVPLENAVDRAFYEMLLSGLPTGPEVDSPTGLYIEFLQAEVDFRNLRNALRLARSGADMDPAEYFIEGGRLFKERQLAQLATDTDQLVNAVRESPYGDDLEDALETLEGADNLIDFERALDVALLEYAEQLSNRYPLSVCPVLSYILSKEREVDNIRAISRGREAGLDADEIEQELVIL, encoded by the coding sequence ATGAGCCTGCGAACGGACGCAAAGCGCGGTCAAGGAAGTAACTACGAGTACGTCGTCGCCCGCGTGCGGTCGCGCCGCGCGTCGCTGTTCGACGACGACGACTACCGGAAGCTGGTCCGCATGGGGACGGGCGAGATCGCCCGCTTCATGGAGGAGACCGAGTACGAGACCGAGATGAACGCACTCGGCGCCCGATACAGCGGTATCGACCTCGTCGAGTACGCGCTGAATCGCAACCTGGCCAAGCACTTCGACGACCTGCTGAACTGGGCCGAAGGGCAGCTGTACGACTACATCGCCCGGTACCTCCGGAAGTTCGACGCCTGGAACATCAAGACCATCATCCGGGGAATCTACTCCGGGGCCTCCCGGACAGATGTCGAAGACAACCTCATCGACGCCGGGGAGTTCGACGAGCGACTGCTCGAGCAGCTGCTGGCCACCGAGAGCATCGAGGAGGTCGTCGAGACCCTCGAGACCACCATCTTCGGCGACGCCCTCGCGATTGCCTACGGCGAATTCGAGGACAGCGGCGTCCTCGTGCCGCTGGAGAACGCCGTCGACCGCGCGTTCTACGAGATGCTCCTGTCGGGGCTCCCGACGGGACCGGAGGTCGACAGCCCGACGGGGCTGTACATCGAGTTCCTCCAGGCCGAGGTCGACTTCCGGAACCTCCGGAACGCCCTCCGACTCGCTCGGAGCGGGGCCGACATGGACCCGGCCGAGTACTTCATCGAGGGCGGTCGGCTGTTCAAAGAGCGCCAGCTCGCCCAGCTTGCGACCGACACCGACCAGCTCGTCAACGCCGTCCGGGAGAGCCCATACGGCGACGACTTAGAGGACGCGCTGGAGACGCTCGAGGGCGCCGACAACCTCATCGACTTCGAGCGCGCCCTCGACGTCGCCTTGCTCGAGTACGCGGAACAGCTCTCGAACCGGTATCCGCTGTCGGTCTGTCCCGTCCTCTCGTATATCCTCTCGAAGGAGCGGGAGGTCGACAACATCCGCGCCATCTCGCGCGGCCGGGAGGCCGGGCTGGATGCCGACGAGATAGAACAGGAACTGGTGATACTATGA
- a CDS encoding V-type ATP synthase subunit F, which translates to MSQEIAVIGSPEFTTGFRLAGVRKFADIPNEEKDERLDDAVEEMLTDDDVGIVVMHDDDMERLSRGVRKDAETSVEPVLVTLGASGAGSGGLREQIKRAIGIDLMDED; encoded by the coding sequence ATGAGCCAGGAGATAGCCGTGATCGGGAGCCCGGAGTTCACGACGGGGTTCCGGCTGGCGGGCGTCCGCAAGTTCGCGGACATCCCGAACGAGGAGAAAGACGAACGGTTGGACGACGCCGTCGAGGAGATGCTCACCGACGACGACGTCGGCATCGTCGTGATGCACGACGACGACATGGAGCGTCTCTCCCGTGGCGTCAGGAAGGACGCAGAGACCAGCGTCGAACCGGTGCTGGTGACCCTCGGCGCGAGCGGCGCCGGGAGCGGCGGACTGCGTGAACAGATCAAGCGAGCCATCGGAATCGACCTGATGGACGAAGACTAA
- a CDS encoding ATP synthase subunit A, with translation MSQATETDVREDGIIESVSGPVVSARDLEARMNDVVYVGSEGLMGEVIEIEGNITTIQVYEETSGVSPGEPVEGTGSPLSVDLGPGMLDAIYDGVQRPLDVLEEKMGSPYLDRGVDAPGIDLEKTWEFTPEVSAGDEVEPGDIVGTVPETPSIDHKVMVPPESEGGEVVSANSGSFDVQETVVELDTGEEISMHQEWPVRSQRPADEKQTPTEPLVSGQRILDGLFPIAKGGTAAIPGPFGSGKTVTQHQLAKWADADIVVYVGCGERGNEMTEVIEDFPELEDPTTGNALMDRTCLIANTSNMPVAARESCVYTGITIAEYFRDMGYDVALMADSTSRWAEAMREISSRLEEMPGEEGYPAYLSARLSEFYERAGYFENINDTEGSVSVIGAVSPPGGDFSEPVTQNTLRIVKTFWALDADLAERRHFPSINWNESYSLYRDQLDDWFVENVREEWPETRQWAIDVLDEEAELQEIVQLVGKDALPEDQQLTLEVARYLREAWLQQNAFHDVDTYCEPEKTYRIVNAIQTFNDEAFDALEAGVPVEEITDIDAAPRLNRIGVQEDYGAYVDDLEEDLAAELQEKY, from the coding sequence ATGAGCCAAGCAACAGAAACAGACGTCCGCGAGGACGGTATCATCGAAAGCGTCTCGGGACCGGTCGTATCGGCTCGGGACCTCGAAGCCCGGATGAACGACGTCGTGTACGTCGGTTCGGAAGGGCTGATGGGCGAGGTCATCGAGATCGAAGGAAACATCACCACCATCCAGGTCTACGAGGAGACCTCCGGGGTCTCCCCGGGCGAACCCGTCGAGGGGACGGGCTCGCCGCTCTCCGTGGACCTCGGGCCGGGCATGCTCGACGCCATCTACGACGGCGTCCAGCGCCCGCTCGACGTCCTCGAAGAGAAGATGGGCTCCCCGTACCTCGACCGCGGTGTCGACGCACCCGGTATCGACCTGGAGAAGACCTGGGAGTTCACGCCCGAGGTCTCTGCGGGTGACGAGGTCGAACCCGGTGACATCGTCGGGACCGTCCCGGAGACGCCCAGCATCGACCACAAAGTGATGGTCCCGCCCGAATCCGAGGGCGGCGAGGTCGTCTCGGCGAACTCCGGCTCGTTCGACGTCCAGGAGACGGTCGTCGAGCTGGACACCGGCGAGGAGATCTCGATGCACCAGGAGTGGCCCGTCCGCAGTCAGCGGCCGGCCGACGAGAAGCAGACCCCGACCGAACCGCTCGTGTCGGGCCAGCGCATCCTCGACGGCCTGTTCCCCATCGCGAAAGGTGGGACCGCCGCCATCCCCGGTCCGTTCGGCTCGGGGAAGACGGTCACCCAGCACCAGCTCGCGAAGTGGGCCGACGCGGACATCGTCGTCTACGTCGGCTGTGGCGAGCGTGGCAACGAGATGACGGAAGTCATCGAGGACTTCCCGGAACTCGAGGACCCGACCACCGGGAACGCCCTGATGGACCGGACCTGCCTCATCGCCAATACGTCGAACATGCCCGTGGCGGCCCGGGAGTCCTGTGTCTACACCGGCATCACCATCGCGGAGTACTTCCGCGACATGGGCTACGACGTCGCGCTGATGGCCGACTCCACCTCGCGGTGGGCCGAGGCCATGCGCGAGATATCCTCGCGGCTGGAGGAGATGCCCGGTGAGGAGGGGTACCCCGCGTACCTCTCGGCTCGCCTCAGCGAGTTCTACGAGCGCGCCGGCTACTTCGAGAACATCAACGACACCGAGGGGTCGGTCTCGGTCATCGGGGCCGTCTCCCCGCCCGGCGGGGACTTCTCGGAACCGGTCACCCAGAACACGCTGCGCATCGTCAAGACGTTCTGGGCGCTGGACGCCGACCTCGCCGAGCGCCGGCACTTCCCCTCGATCAACTGGAACGAGTCGTACTCCCTGTACCGCGACCAGCTCGACGACTGGTTCGTCGAGAACGTCCGCGAAGAGTGGCCCGAGACGCGACAGTGGGCCATCGACGTGCTCGACGAGGAGGCGGAGCTCCAAGAGATCGTCCAGCTCGTCGGGAAGGACGCACTGCCGGAAGACCAGCAGCTCACGCTCGAGGTCGCTCGCTACCTGCGTGAGGCCTGGCTCCAGCAGAACGCGTTCCACGACGTCGACACCTACTGCGAGCCCGAGAAGACCTACCGCATCGTGAACGCCATCCAAACGTTCAACGACGAGGCCTTCGACGCGCTCGAGGCGGGCGTCCCCGTCGAGGAGATCACGGACATCGACGCCGCACCGCGGCTCAACCGCATCGGCGTCCAGGAGGACTACGGGGCGTACGTCGACGACTTAGAAGAGGACCTCGCTGCGGAACTCCAGGAGAAGTACTAA